One segment of Chiloscyllium plagiosum isolate BGI_BamShark_2017 chromosome 5, ASM401019v2, whole genome shotgun sequence DNA contains the following:
- the LOC122549981 gene encoding G patch domain-containing protein 8 isoform X5 — MFKPATVAIDNHSKRVAAGSNAKDRETGRKSNSRTSFKKEALRKNLENSLQSTAQVQSQLGLKPFTNKSNSCIPIHKGSVSFSFSKKAPVKLESSASVFNDTTEEKQCEDEPQNYKVKAEPTMLGLPGGQNSMACTKNNEQMKQSQMDSGIGSNPFARVKKLKALMLKENKDEEGKEYYCYTPTLCNTKTKFPFLLFMKSSETTDADKVSAHNEKNKGFHADGSSFKCSVISEIGDGQHEVRDTKKMAAPQLNYLACQRATNQEDGKTLDQDICKMKNEALSMFNEKQREPTLLPKEKLSRLEPSHRPKPITGPFLPVLSRDESTILQWPSELLLFTQTEPSISYSCNPLYFDFKLSRNKNRENGTTESGSNMHDQRNVTVAIEGDNGTAITEAHNISVEIEEDLNQRRLIGSHKSKERKHHHKTSKRSKQKPENGYAENVIKKTKGMKYKHNLKEKDKYALEIKDPESQSIEEDLKEEKYSKLTPKRFLQDGHSTTNEELEQISSSVNKKPLVSPLDLSNKKQKVSPDNSLSSSREMCENQKVHKARHDSLNLNSNETNSINELPRESRKSSSHCSYEDGSERNRSNCRKSRSYSSSHGSSFRSSSDTSSDRSRTSHSSRNYSDRSSDYSHRSRSRYCSKRHQRSHCNHKCHSTRKKNRHSYSSMSSLSSDNDYHQRKRSGSRSRSRENTHRTHSCTKGRIHGRIRNSSNSRHHSRSRSRYRSRSRHNWNRQASPIRDYSSSGRPSLRRSCSRNKEQCRKDISNEAGHRSFRSFTKDRVYHIKSSLCYRDCHEVQRGTEKIRGTIKTEDTMQNHSSTSPSLFQQNDTIGCSILTLKEMITDGKKSLITQGLLEKLQCNKIEEGKNTARNLTSASISLDLKLNDPTQGNDSPRPPPSVDNMTLLSVIGKLATTEKVVVKNDDTCKGISIDKANEPENSKWSENETALTINQEQSILQKEVHEDKTDIEEGSMDSIIKNAEEDRVGPTVYEVQPAEENVTPVPEKMSSVVSCDTDGFDNSSMVVKEEHSQTTFYDSSYISSDPMGEVTFDYYNTNVESVDKMDPTFMETAKSASTSLASQPIIFTSEEMEKYSKLQLQAQQHIQQQFFAKQVKTFPSSASLAFSPVPAFQPVSIQQPSAAAATVTTVHHTLLQHHAAATLTAALHPNAHQQAMAQLHHITQPHITPFTFSPIAHSIFPAHPTTFLAGHPLHFIPAAAIHPAQLALHPLPHTTLCPTLLAPHPVAAAAAASAIHFHPLLHPLFPGHDLQHRSAPNT, encoded by the coding sequence ATGTTCAAACCTGCAACAGTGGCCATTGACAATCACTCAAAAAGAGTTGCTGCTGGATCCAATGCCAAAGACAGAGAGACTGGACGAAAGAGCAATTCCAGGACTTCATTCAAAAAAGAAGCACTGAGAAAAAATTTGGAAAATAGCCTGCAATCTACAGCACAAGTACAAAGCCAGTTAGGCTTAAAGCCCTTCACAAATAAAAGCAACTCATGTATCCCCATTCACAAGGGTAGTgtctcattttctttctccaaaaaAGCTCCAGTGAAGCTAGAGTCATCAGCTTCAGTTTTCAATGACACCACTGAAGAAAAGCAATGTGAAGATGAGCCCCAAAATTACAAAGTGAAAGCTGAACCAACAATGTTAGGGTTACCTGGAGGGCAAAATAGCATGGCATGCACCAAAAATAATGAGCAAATGAAACAGTCTCAGATGGACAGTGGCATCGGGAGCAATCCTTTTGCAAGAGTTAAAAAGCTGAAGGCGCTTATGTTGAAGGAAAATAAGGATGAAGAAGGAAAAGAATATTACTGTTATACTCCTACACTTTGCAACACCAAGACAAAATTTCCTTTCTTATTATTCATGAAATCATCTGAGACAACAGACGCAGACAAAGTGTCAGCCCACAATGAAAAAAACAAAGGGTTTCATGCTGATGGCAGTAGCTTCAAATGTTCTGTAATCTCTGAAATTGGGGATGGACAGCACGAGGTCAGAGATACAAAGAAAATGGCTGCACCTCAATTAAATTATCTTGCTTGTCAGCGGGCAACCAATCAAGAAGATGGAAAAACACTGGATCAGGATATTTGCAAGATGAAAAATGAGGCACTATCCATGTTTAATGAGAAACAGAGAGAACCCACACTGCTACCTAAAGAGAAGTTGAGCAGGCTGGAACCATCACATAGGCCGAAGCCAATAACTGGGCCCTTCCTTCCTGTGCTAAGTAGAGATGAATCAACGATACTCCAATGGCCATCAGAACTTTTATTGTTTACCCAGACTGAGCCATCTATCTCTTACAGCTGTAATCCattatattttgattttaaactttCAAGAAACAAAAATCGAGAGAATGGGACTACAGAGTCAGGATCTAATATGCACGATCAGCGTAACGTGACTGTTGCTATTGAAGGAGACAATGGGACTGCCATAACAGAAGCACACAATATAAGTGTAGAGATTGAGGAAGATTTGAACCAGAGAAGACTAATAGGATCACACAAATCAAAGGAAAGGAAGCACCACCACAAAACTAGCAAGAGGTCAAAGCAGAAACCTGAGAATGGCTATGCAGAAAATGTGATCAAAAAAACAAAAGGgatgaagtacaaacataatCTGAAAGAAAAGGATAAATatgctttggaaataaaagacCCAGAATCACAGAGTATTGAAGAAGATTTGAAAGAGGAAAAATACTCCAAACTAACCCCGAAACGATTTTTACAGGATGGACATTCCACCACTAATGAGGAACTGGAGCAAATTAGCAGCAGTGTTAATAAGAAACCATTAGTTTCTCCGCTTGATTTAAGCAACAAAAAACAGAAGGTGTCACCAGATAACTCTTTAAGTAGTTCCAGAGAAATGTGTGAAAATCAAAAGGTGCACAAAGCCAGACATGACAGCCTAAATTTGAACAGCAATGAGACCAATAGCATCAACGAACTCCCCAGAGAGAGCCGTAAATCATCTTCACATTGTAGCTATGAAGATGGCTCAGAACGTAATAGAAGTAATTGCCGAAAATCCAGAAGCTATTCATCTTCCCATGGTTCATCATTTAGGTCATCTTCTGATACCTCAAGTGACCGCAGTAGGACTAGTCATAGCAGTAGAAATTATTCCGATAGATCAAGTGATTACAGTCATAGAAGTCGGTCTCGGTATTGTTCAAAAAGGCATCAAAGGTCACATTGTAATCACAAGTGTCATTCTACACGTAAAAAGAACAGGCACAGCTATTCATCAATGTCATCATTATCCTCCGATAATGACTATCACCAGAGGAAAAGAAGTGGCAGCCGAAGCAGAAGCCGAGAAAACACCCACAGGACTCATTCATGCACAAAAGGCCGAATTCATGGCAGAATCAGAAATTCCAGCAATAGCCGACATCACAGCAGAAGTAGAAGCAGGTACAGGAGCAGGTCAAGGCATAACTGGAATAGACAAGCAAGTCCCATTAGAGATTACTCAAGCAGTGGACGTCCCAGTCTGAGGAGGTCATGCTCTAGAAATAAAGAACAGTGTCGGAAAGATATATCGAATGAGGCTGGACACAGAAGTTTCAGGTCTTTCACAAAAGACAGAGTGTATCATATAAAATCATCTCTATGCTATCGTGACTGTCATGAGGTACAAAGAGGAACAGAAAAAATCCGTGGAACAATAAAGACTGAAGATACAATGCAGAATCACAGCTCCACATCACCCAGCTTATTCCAACAGAATGACACCATTGGTTGCTCCATTCTAACTTTGAAGGAAATGATTACAGATGGAAAAAAATCCCTGATAACACAGGGACTGTTAGAAAAGCTGCAATGTAACAAAATTGAAGAGGGAAAAAATACAGCAAGAAACTTAACATCAGCATCAATTTCATTAGACCTAAAGCTGAATGATCCCACACAAGGTAATGACAGCCCCAGACCTCCTCCATCTGTGGATAATATGACATTGTTGTCTGTAATTGGAAAGTTAGCTACAACAGAAAAGGTAGTTGTAAAAAATGATGATACTTGCAAAGGAATTAGCATTGACAAAGCAAATGAGCCTGAAAACTCAAAATGGTCTGAAAATGAAACAGCATTGACTATAAACCAAGAACAGAGCATTCTTCAGAAAGAGGTACATGAAGATAAAACAGACATAGAAGAAGGATCAATGGACAGTATAATAAAAAATGCTGAAGAGGATAGGGTAGGCCCGACTGTATATGAAGTTCAGCCAGCTGAAGAAAATGTGACCCCAGTCCCTGAAAAAATGTCTAGTGTTGTTTCCTGTGATACTGATGGTTTTGACAATAGTTCAATGGTAGTCAAAGAAGAACATTCCCAAACAACTTTTTATGATTCTAGTTACATAAGTTCTGATCCAATGGGAGAGGTTACCTTTGATTATTACAACACTAACGTGGAGAGTGTTGACAAAATGGATCCTACATTTATGGAGACTGCTAAATCAGCCTCAACCTCCCTAGCAAGCCAGCCTATAATCTTCACATCCGAAGAAATGGAGAAATATAGCAAATTGCAATTACAAGCACAGCAACATATCCAACAACAGTTTTTCGCCAAACAGGTTAAGACATTCCCATCATCTGCGtcgcttgctttctctccagtgCCAGCATTTCAACCTGTTTCCATTCAGCAACCATCCGCCGCTGCTGCTACGGTTACCACTGTTCACCACACTCTCCTCCAACATCATGCTGCAGCCACTCTTACAGCTGCGCTGCACCCTAATGCCCACCAGCAAGCAATGGCACAGCTTCACCATATCACCCAGCCACATATCACACCCTTTACCTTCTCTCCAATCGCTCATTCTATTTTTCCTGCTCACCCCACCACATTCCTAGCTGGCCACCCACTGCATTTCATCCCTGCAGCGGCAATCCACCCAGCTCAGCTAGCACTCCACCCActgccacacaccaccctctgtcccacTCTACTTGCCCCTCACCCAGTTGCAGCAGCTGCTGCTGCTTCAGCTATTCATTTTCACCCTCTGCTTCACCCTCTGTTCCCAGGACATGATCTGCAACATCGCTCTGCTCCAAACACCTGA